From one Aspergillus fumigatus Af293 chromosome 8, whole genome shotgun sequence genomic stretch:
- a CDS encoding class I myosin myoA, whose translation MSTVNPHNQLQMKLFLTQKGHSRRPAGGEKKSRGFGRSKAVADVGDGRQTGGKPQVKKATFESTKKKEIGVSDLTLLSKISNEAINDNLKLRFEHDEIYTYIGHVLVSVNPFRDLGIYTDNVLQSYRGKNRLEVPPHVFAVAESAYYNMKSYKDNQCVIISGESGAGKTEAAKRIMQYIASVSGGTDSSIQHTKDMVLATNPLLESFGNAKTLRNNNSSRFGKYLELEFNTNGEPVGANITNYLLEKSRVVGQITNERNFHIFYQFTKAAPQKYRDLFGIQQPQSYLYTSRSKCFDVPGVDDSAEFRDTLNAMNVIGMTEGEQDEVFRMLAAILWIGNVQFAEDDSGNAVITDQSVVDYVAYLLEVDAAQVNKAFTIRVMETARGGRRGSVYEVPLNTVQALAVRDALAKAIYFNLFDWIVQRVNASLTARGEVANSIGILDIYGFEIFEKNSFEQLCINYVNEKLQQIFIQLTLKAEQDEYAREQIQWTPIKYFDNKVVCSLIEDKRPPGVFAALNDACATAHADSSAADNTFVGRLNFLSQNPNFENRQGQFIIKHYAGDVSYAVAGMTDKNKDQLLKDLLNLVGTSGNQFVHTLFPEQVNQDDKRRPPTASDKIKASANDLVATLMKAQPSYIRTIKPNDNKAPREYNVGNVLHQIKYLGLQENVRIRRAGFAYRQTFDKFVERFYLLSPKTSYAGDYTWTGDAESGARQILKDTSIPAEEYQMGITKVFVKTPETLFALEAMRDRYWHNMAIRIQRAWRNYLRYRTECAIRIQRFWRRTTGGLEFIKLRDQGHQLLNGRKERRRMSLLGSRRFLGDYIGVGNKGGPGEMVRNGAGISGSEEILFSCRGEVLVSKFGRSSKPAPRILALTNRHVYIIAQNLVNNQLVISSERTIPIGAIKAVGASNLKDDWFSIVVGSPQEPDPLVNCVFKTEFFTHLNNALRGQLNLKIADHIEYNKKPGKLATVKVVKDPAVARDDSYKSGTIHTGPGEPANSVSKPTPRPKQVSARPVTKGKLLRPGGPGGGPSKLAARPTPAAQPLPRATPQPAEPQPAARAVPQPVAAVAASHTRTGSTASVRAPPPPPPAAAPAPKKPTAKVLYDFNSQQSNELSIKAGEIVQIVSKEGNGWWLCMNMTTSAQGWTPEAYLEEQVAPTPKPAPPPPPAAPRSTPAPATNGAAAAAKAKPAPPAPPAKRPNMAARKAVPTPPPAPRDSAVSMNSHDSSGGSGRGTPNSMSNASLAGGLAEALRARQHAMQGKQDDDDDW comes from the exons ATGTCTACAGTTAACCCTCACAATCAGCTTCAGATGAAATTGTTCTTGACTCAGAAA GGACACTCACGACGTCCTGCTggcggagagaagaagagtcGAGGCTTCGGTCGGTCCAAAGCTGTGGCTGATGTGGGTGATGGGCGACAAACGGGGGGCAAGCCTCAGGTGAAGAAGGCCACTTTCGAGagcacaaagaagaaggaaatcgGGGTTTCAGATCTTACGTTGTTGAGCAAAATCTCGAACGAGGCCATCAATGACAACCTGAAGCTGCGCTTTGAACATGACGAGATCTAT ACATATATCGGCCACGTGTTGGTGTCCGTCAACCCTTTCCGAGACC TGGGTATCTACACCGACAATGTTCTCCAGTCTTATCGAGGCAAAAATCGACTCGAAGTGCCCCCCCACGTCTTCGCGGTCGCAGAATCAGCCTACTACAACATGAAATCTTACAAGGATAACCAGTGCGTGATTATCTCAGGAGAGTCGGGTGCAGGAAAGACCGAAGCTGCGAAGCGGATTATGCAATACATCGCCAGTGTATCTGGAGGCACTGATTCGTCCATCCAGCATACCAAGGATATGGTGCTAGCTACCAACCCGTTGCTCGAGTCGTTCGGCAATGCGAAGACCCTGCGCAATAACAACTCCTCCCGCTTTGGAAAGTATCTCGAACTGGAGTTCAATACAAACGGTGAACCAGTGGGTGCCAATATCACCAACTACTTGCTGGAGAAATCCAGAGTAGTAGGACAAATCACAAACGAGCGAAACTTCCACATTTTCTACCAATTCACCAAAGCGGCGCCGCAGAAATACAGAG ATTTGTTCGGCATCCAGCAACCGCAATCATACCTCTACACCAGCCGATCGAAATGTTTTGACGTCCCTGGTGTTGATGATTCTGCTGAGTTCCGCGATACTTTGAATGCCATGAACGTGATTGGCATGACGGAGGGTGAGCAGGATGAAGTCTTCCGTATGCTGGCTGCGATCTTGTGGATCGGCAATGTTCAATTTGCAGAAGACGATTCTGGGAACGCCGTTATTACGGATCAGTCAGTTGTTGACTATGTTGCGTACCTCCTGGAGGTGGACGCTGCTCAGGTGAACAAAGCCTTTACCATTCGGGTGATGGAAACTGCTCGTGGAGGTCGCAGAGGGTCGGTCTATGAGGTTCCACTCAATACGGTCCAAGCTCTTGCTGTCCGTGACGCGTTGGCCAAGGCAATCTACTTCAACCTGTTTGATTGGATTGTGCAGCGTGTCAACGCCTCCCTAACTGCCAGAGGGGAAGTTGCGAACTCGATTGGTATTCTGGATATTTATGGCTTCGAGATCTTCGAAAAAAACTCCTTCGAGCAACTCTGTATCAACTATGTCAACGAGAAGTTGCAGCAAATCTTCATTCAATTGACTCTCAAGGCTGAGCAGGATGAATACGCTCGCGAGCAGATCCAGTGGACTCCCATCAAATACTTTGACAACAAGGTTGTGTGCTCGTTGATCGAAGACAAGCGTCCACCTGGTGTATTTGCTGCTTTAAACGATGCCTGCGCAACAGCGCACGCTGATTCTAGCGCTGCAGATAACACCTTCGTCGGACGACTCAACTTCCTGTCTCAAAATCCCAACTTTGAGAACCGCCAGGGTCAATTCATTATCAAGCATTACGCTGGTGATGTCAGCTACGCCGTGGCTGGAATGACAGACAAGAACAAGGACCAGTTGCTGAAAGATCTTCTGAATCTTGTCGGAACAAGTGGGAATCAATTCGTCCATACGCTCTTCCCCGAGCAAGTCAACCAGGATGACAAGAGACGTCCTCCCACCGCCAGTGACAAGATCAAGGCCTCAGCCAACGACCTGGTGGCAACCTTGATGAAGGCCCAGCCCTCGTATATTCGGACAATCAAGCCGAACGATAACAAGGCGCCTAGAGAGTACAACGTCGGAAACGTCCTGCATCAGATAAAATACCTTGGATTGCAGGAGAACGTTAGGATCAGACGTGCTGGTTTTGCCTACCGTCAAACATTCGACAAGTTCGTGGAGCGTTTCTATCTTTTGTCGCCTAAAACGTCCTATGCAGGTGATTACACTTGGACAGGGGACGCCGAATCCGGCGCTCGTCAGATACTGAAGGATACCAGCATACCCGCCGAAGAGTATCAGATGGGAATTACAAAGGTGTTTGTCAAGACCCCAGAGACGTTGTTTGCTTTGGAAGCCATGCGTGACCGTTACTGGCACAATATGGCCATCCGAATTCAGCGTGCCTGGCGAAACTATCTTCGCTATCGGACTGAATGTGCTATTCGCATTCAGCGCTTCTGGCGTCGCACCACTGGCGGTCTTGAGTTCATTAAGCTGCGCGATCAGGGACATCAGCTGCTCAACGGGCGTAAGGAGCGTCGCCGGATGAGTCTGCTTGGTTCTCGCAGATTTCTTGGTGATTATATCGGGGTGGGTAATAAAGGTGGACCCGGCGAGATGGTCCGTAACGGTGCAGGCATCAGCG GATCAGAGGAAATTCTCTTTTCATGCCGCGGCGAGGTTTTGGTTTCGAAATTTGGTCGGTCCAGCAAGCCTGCTCCTCGTATACTGGCCTTG ACCAACCGCCACGTATACATCATAGCGCAAAACCTGGTCAACAATCAGCTGGTCATCTCGTCCGAAAGGACGATTCCAATCGGCGCCATCAAGGCTGTCGGTGCCTCGAACTTGAAAGATGACTGGTTTTCAATTGTGGTTGGCAGTCCACAAGAACCTGACCCTCTTGTCAACTGCGTGTTCAAGACGGAGTTTTTCACCCACCTGAACAACGCGCTGCGCGGACAATTGAACTTGAAGATTGCCGACCA CATTGAGTACAACAAGAAGCCGGGCAAATTGGCCACCGTCAAGGTCGTCAAGGATCCTGCTGTTGCCCGAGATGACAGCTACAAGAGTGGTACTATTCACACCGGTCCTGGGGAGCCTGCCAACTCGGTGTCCAAGCCAACCCCGAGGCCCAAGCAAGTCAGTGCGCGTCCAGTCACCAAAGGGAAGCTACTCCGTCCTGGTGGtccaggaggaggaccttCCAAGCTGGCAGCCAGACCCACTCCTGCAGCTCAACCCCTACCCCGTGCCACGCCACAGCCTGCTGAACCTCAGCCAGCTGCGAGGGCTGTTCCTCAACCTGTTGCTGCCGTTGCTGCTTCTCACACTCGCACCGGCTCAACAGCTTCAGTGAGGGCGCCGCCTCCACCCCCACCAGCCGCTGCACCTGCTCCGAAGAAACCGACCGCAAAGGTTTTGTATGACTTCAATAGCCAGCAATCCAACGAGCTGTCAATCAAGGCTGGTGAGATTGTGCAGATTGTTTCCAAGGAAGGAAATG GTTGGTGGCTGTGTATGAACATGACGACTTCGGCGCAGGGTTGGACCCCAGAAGCATATCTCGAAGAGCAAGTTGCTCCGACACCGAAACCTgcccctccgccgccgccagcaGCCCCGAGGTCGACCCCTGCACCAGCGACCAACGGTGCCGCCGCggcagccaaggccaagcCTGCACCTCCCGCGCCTCCAGCGAAACGACCGAATATGGCAGCACGCAAGGCAGTGCCCACGCCACCACCGGCTCCTCGCGACAGTGCTGTCAGCATGAACTCTCACGACTCTTCTGGGGGTAGCGGTCGTGGGACACCCAACAGTATGTCCAACGCAAGCTTAGCTGGTGGTCTCGCCGAGGCACTGAGGGCGCGGCAACATGCAATGCAAGGAAagcaggatgatgatgacgactgGTGA
- a CDS encoding OPA3 family protein, translating into MSLTLKLSSLVIRTLSKPIANQIKAQAREHERFRRVCVSIAQSLHRIDMRLRLGNLRDNAAAQKRAAAEAEVRKHKPTVPTVKTEAETKAEEEAIAKAKAAASEAAKPAPTPHIRPLSESKAIESGATFISETFLFLVAGGLIVFESWRSRRKETTRREDVEARLVELEQSEKAARKALVALEKEVIHLKAKAGESVKPPIRILPREVWEVEQEEEADELTELDWWSRITSIFTFRQTTEQKPGDEPKPVVKSTQSSSSNSAARIQFDQSPAKSVAQESPSVKNP; encoded by the exons ATGTCTCTGACTTTGaagctctcttctcttgtGATTCGCACTCTATCAAAGCCGATCGCA AATCAAATCAAAGCCCAGGCTCGTGAACATGAGCGCTTCCGACGAGTCTGCGTCTCCATAGCGCAAAGCCTACATCGCATCGACATGCGTCTCCGCCTAGGAAACCTACGGGATAATGCTGCGGCTCAAAAGCGTGCAGCCGCCGAAGCCGAAGTCCGAAAACACAAACCCACAGTGCCGACGGTGAAGACGGAAGCAGAAACCAAAGCCGAAGAGGAGGCCATAGCGAAAGCAAAGGCTGCGGCTTCAGAGGCAGCGAAACCGGCTCCTACTCCTCATATTCGACCGCTTTCGGAATCTAAAGCCATAGAATCGGGTGCAACTTTCATCAGCGAGACCTTCTTATTTCTCGTTGCGGGTGGACTGATCGTGTTTGAATCATGGCGGtcgaggagaaaagaaacaaCACGGAGAGAAGATGTTGAGGCCAGGTTAGTCGAACTGGAGCAGTCTGAGAAGGCCGCTCGGAAGGCCCTGGTCGCCTTGGAAAAGGAAGTCATACatctcaaggccaaggccgGGGAGTCAGTCAAACCGCCAATCAGAATACTCCCGCGTGAAGTGTGGGAAGTtgaacaggaagaagaggctgatGAGTTGACGGAGCTGGACTGGTGGTCGCGGATCACTTCGATCTTCACTTTTAGACAGACCACTGAACAGAAACCGGGCGACGAACCCAAGCCCGTCGTAAAGTCAACCCAAAGCTCGTCCTCCAACTCAGCAGCCCGTATTCAATTCGATCAATCACCAGCGAAATCGGTCGCTCAGGAGTCGCCCTCAGTAAAGAATCCTTAA